The Falco biarmicus isolate bFalBia1 chromosome 7, bFalBia1.pri, whole genome shotgun sequence genome contains the following window.
CAAGTCCATAGCCAGTCAGTGTCCATGCTCATTGCTGTGAAAAATTCACTATTTACTTCTGTCTCTATTTTCTGGGGTTTTAaccttggttttctttaattcaCAAGACTTTCCCTCTTATCCTGTCAGTTCAGATTCTTGAAGGGCCTTTGAGCAGAATAATACCGgacctttgcttttcttcctcgTGTTACGTagccctccctcccccaaaTAGCTGAAGGACTGCAAACTGTGTCCGGCTCTCCAGACGCTTCCAAGTAAAGCAAAGGGCTGGGGTTTCTTGTTAGCATCTGTACGGATGCCTGCACCAGCTGTCAGCTGTGGCTGAAGGAGTGGGTCTCCTtgcccagagcaggcagaggcagcgcGGGGACCATCACTAGCATGCAGTGACTTAAGGCTCAGATTGCCTTTGCCAAGTAAACGGCTGAAGCAGTATAAGGCATTACCACCGCTGTGCCCCGGTAAGGTTAGTACGTACTGACACGCTCCGAGCCTCGGGCTAAGCGCTAGCTCACAGCCTGGCCTTTCAGCACCAGCTTTCCTTCCCTGGTGGGTTAGTGCAAGAGATTCTGTTGTGAACAGCAGCCAGGGCACGGCTGCGTGGCTgcacagcctgctctgctgcagctgggatggCGTTTTCCAGCCCGAGGGGCAGGGAGCCAGCTGGGGCAGCACCAGCATCACTCAGGGCAATCGGTTTTGCTGGCAGAAGAGCCCTCAAACAGCCCCCGAGCAAAACCCGGGGTCCCGAGCCCCCGGAACATGGGCTGCCGGCTGGGGCCAAAGCGCCGCCTATTAGAGTAGCAGCAGGATGCCCAAAGTAAACCCTGCTTGAGATGAAAGGAAGGCAATTAAAATTCCACTTCAGCTGCCTTCCTGTCCCACTTCCTAACCTTCCAGCGGCAGGTGATTAGCGGGATCTGCCTTGTGCTGCCctggcccagctgtgccagcagagccCCGCTGCAGGCGGGCACAGCTGCCCACACGGTTGCCcgagcacagccaggacaccGTGATGCTGCTGTCGAGTGTCAGGTTAACTTACGAGCTCATTCATTCCAGTCACTTTGCTCACCTCTTACCAAAGCTCTTGTCTTGGCTGGGAACACACTCGCCAACCCTGCTGTTTAAGGTTTCCCGTGTTTCTGCCCAGCATTCCCcaagcagaaaaccaaacacctaCGCTGCACCGTGACGTCAGCGTGCTTACATCACGTTACGCTCCCGCAGCCTACCAGATGTGTACAGTAGTTCATCTGCGCACAAGAACCCTGGCAAAATGCCTGCGGCCCCTTTCCCAGCTGGATGGTGCTTGAAGACACCCCCGCAGGACACAGAGAAGCCCTACCGTATCTACAGGCATCCAGTCTTGGCACAACTTCCTTTGCGGTCACAGGCCAGCACAGGGGTAAGCACACAATATAGAACTTACTTTCATACTGCACTCTTGATGTCCCTACACATTTTAGCATAAATAATCACTTTGGACTAGTGAGTGGAAAAGGCCAGAAATGCTCTCCATAATGTAAAAGGCAACTCAATTACATTTGGCATTTTTTCAATGGAAActagtttttttcctctctcttctatTGAAGGGGATGGCTACAACACACCATtcagattacaaaaaaaaaaaaaaattaaaaaaatccccaaaacaatAAATCTCATCTAGCAACTCTCCTTCTGGCTTACTAGAGGTGCTCTGCAAGAAAAGCGCACGCCTCAAACGGAGCACCTGAGCACTTCAGTTGCTCTTGAGGCTACACAGATTGACACTTCTGACCAGAACTAGATTTCCCCCCCTCATCCTATAGGcgaatttatttctttagaagACATCTCTGGGAACTAACTGTATTAGCAGGAGAGAACAAGCAACACCAGTCAAAGCAACAGCTGAAGTGGGGTCAGCCAAAAGTACTGCACCttgtttattttacaggaaTAAATCCCACCCCCATTGGGACTCTTCGTGGTTTGCTTTGGCCTGTAGCTCTTGGAAGTAGCTGACCCTGTGCCCCACAACCTCCTAGAACCATTTTGTAGGTAGGAGTTCCCCTAGCAGTGGTTTGCTGATTGTCCTGGAAATCAGGTGACTGAATGATTGGCATTCTTGTAGAGCAGGCTACCGCTGTCTAAGAAAGGACTGTGTTGGAGATGTGcaaaggaggagagggacagcTTGAACAGGATCTTGGATCCCTTCAGAAATGGGAAGGGTTTGAAACATTTACTAGCGGCAGatcaaaagcagagagaaaatgagcAGCTGCTCAAACTAAAAACTGCATCAAGCTCATACTCTCCACTCCCCCAGAAGCGAGAAGTAAATCACATCGGGATCAGCACTCCTCATTGATCAGTGTTTTTCCAGACAGATCCCTCCCCTCAGCCTATTGACCAACCCTTTGAACTCAAGCCGATGTGAGGACACAAGTTccatggtgttttttttaagttaggtTTATTTAGCAATAGAAGTATGTACATGTAAGAGAATCCCCTGCAGCATGAGACATGCACAAAGCAGTGAGGGACTGAAAGTGGTGCTGCTCAATGGCCTTCCTCATCACCTGTCATCCCACTTTACTCAGCAGTAGGGCCAAGATTAGAAAGGGACAGGTGAAAAATGTATCAGTCCATGTGGCAGAGTCTTCAGACAGAGCCTTCCCAGCAACCAGTATTAAAACAAGCGGGCGCCATAGCCAAATGTCTGTTTAATGCCCTCGAAGTAGTAGCGCTGCCAGCCTTGCTTTGTTCTTTCCTCCTCGCTGGCAGGAATGCCCTTGCCTTCCAAGCACACCTCCGTCTCACCACCTTTGTCAGTGAAGTTCAAGGTAATTGTTGCAAAGTGCCCTGGAGGAACCAAAGCAAATCTCTCAATAGTGTGTAGTATAGTATATGCTGCCCCAAGGAGCTACTCTGCTCCTCCTCTCACatggcaccactgaaaagactCCTCGGGATCCTTTCCAGAGGATCTATTTATGACAGCTGCAGGCGTTCCtcagagagagagggaggagagggctCCCTCTTCACGGGGTTTGAGGCAGTTGCAGCCACAGCTGAGCAAGCTGTTCCTaatccctggctgctgctctaAACCATGGCTGATGATTCTGACCTGACTGTGTGGGATATGAAGGTGGGGTATGGCTGGTGCAGCTCCCAGAACACCCACGTGCTCCCCACTCATGAGCCAGAGTACGCTCTGGCAAGTGGGGCTGGAATTCTTCAAACACAGGCAAGGCTGTAAGACCATAGTCCATTTTTGGACTACTTACCAGCTGGCCAAGATTTAAATCTCCATTTCATAACAAGTTGCTTCTCAGGGACcttgaaaagagagagagagactgagTAGTAATTTTTTGCAAATCCTGCAGTCTAATAGAAAATAACTAGAACTGTGTTGATCTGAAGCCTTAAGAGACCCCTTGagaaacacatacacacagaggaaaacaattttaagcATCGTTTCTGCTCCTCTTCTAGGAATGTAGGCCATAGTACGGCCCCAAACACTGAGACAGCGTCCCTGTCCAGAAGACTTCAGTGGCAAGAGggccaaagaagaaaagggtCAGTTTTATCTTTAACACCCCTCCAACCCctaataaataagtaaaatcaCACAAAGACAGGGCAGATGCATGACTCGCAACCAGATTTTCTCCCCAGCCTGAAGTCCCATACATTAATCCATACTATAAGGAACAGTTCAGTAGCCACAGTGATTAGAGATAATTATTGGGCACCAGGCAGAACCCTGCAATTAGCTAACTGAAGCACTGTTACAGAATTGAtacctcaaaaataaaaaggttgcTCCTGAGCAAGACACACCTGCACTAGTTAGTACTTACTAGGTCAACAAACTCTCCCGTGACACTGCCATCCAGCAACTGAAACTTGCCTCCTTTGTCAGCCTCCAAGGCAGCTTGTGCATGGGTGAAAGCTTGGACCATCTGAAAAGAATTCAGGAGGAGACCTGTATTACTTGACACTATCTGGTTGCAAACTTGCTGCCCGATGCCTCCCAACCAGCTACAAAAGCTCTGAAAGACGACATTAAGTCAATAGTGTAAGGTCCTCatcaagaaaaagacaaaaaccctGTCCTGGCCAGCAAAGCAAGGTTATCGCCACTACGGCAGCATTCTGCCTGCCAAAGGAAAAGAACCCCTAGTTTTCGTATCCTATGCAGTGTTCTGTAAGCCACACTTTGATTTactctgtttatttctttatgaaaCCTAGTTCTAAGAAAAGGTGGTATTTTTTGCCgccccctttaaaaaaaaaggggggggaggggaggagcaAAAGACTAAGACCATGTTTAAATAACGATACAATGCTGCTCTCTCTTCTTAAACCATATAATAGTGTGCAGGACAGGGGAAGCTACTTCTGAAGTACGCTTTGATAGCACCTaaccttaaaatgaaaaaaaaaaaaaaaacccaacaagcaCACAACTGTAAATCCCAAGAGATCTGACCACATGCAGTAAGGGATACACCTACAGATAGGTGCTGACAGCAGTCTGGCACTGGCTTCTGGCTGGCATTAATCCCCTCTTGTCAACTGTGTGAAAAGACACACACAGGAGCTTTAAGCAACTGTTCTGCAGACCGGCTTTCTTACCCCATTCTCATGGATTGTGTGTGTCCTACAGAATGCCTTAAAAAGCTTCTAAGAAACAACCTCCTATGTGCAAAGAACAACTCTCAGAACAAGCCTGGCATTACCTCCTGAGTAACAAATACCCGGTAGAGCTCCTCTGGAGATGTTAAGAAGGTGTCCTTCAAGCTGATCTTACATGTAGGGATCTTGACTCCTATGGATTTGGACTGCGACGTGGCAGTGCCACTGCTGGCAGCCATCTAACAAAACAACAAGCAAAACGTACATACACATACTTTTTTcaccaataataataaaattataataaataaaatcaacaaGTGGATCACATATCCAAGAGAAAACCCGAAGGCCTTTGGTAAAGATGTAATTAGGTACAACTGTATTTCAGtataaaaagcacatttatgACCCTGCTTGAATTAAGAGATACCACGTGCTGCAAATCGAAACAGTCAGGCCTACACCACAGACTGCCAATTCCTCCATATATTTATCCTACAAATAGCATAGGTTGCTCCTATAAGCCCTGGAATCTAATACTGTGTACTTTTCTTCACAGATCCCAAAGCATGTTTGCACAGTTTTATTTACCTTGCGGTCTTCTGCTTTAGGAGCCACCTGAGGTGTTGTTTCCATGTGTTCACCATTCACTGTGGGCAAAATCATGCCCTGGGTGAATTCTGGAAAGACAGGAATGCGCCCATGAAACTAATAAAAGATCAGGTAAaccttttaaatattctttgaaatacACAATCAGAAGGGTTTCCTgtttttttgcctgcttttgcTAGTGCCCACAACttgaaacagttaaaaaaaagtaaacagacttttttttttttaacaagcaaTTAATTCTTCTTGCCCTCAACTACTCTCCACTGAAGACTGTATCAGAACCTGCCTACGCTAACAATTAGGAATTTACCTCCTCTTCCTAGCCTAGAATACCAATCACTATCTTCTACATGTTGCTCTCATATTAATGTTAGCCTTACACTTACGTAACTTTTCCCCCGTCTCACTCTCTGATATAAAGAGCAGCCACATCTCAAATACTCTGATCTTGCTGGTCTagacaaaccaaaccaagcccTTCCATTTTTCAGACTggctctcccatttctcctATCATTGTAGTACagaataaaattacttctgacTCCTTctttgatttatcttttttgaCACCAGATGCCAGGACTAAACACAAAAACCCAGGGGAGGTCTCTCCAGTGCCCTGTTCAGCAACACCAGCACTTTTATAACTCCACCAGAAGTTTCAGCCTCTTTCAgcatcatgttttctttttctccagctctATCACTTCTGCCTTTACCAATTATAAAACAGGGTTCCCCTTCATCTGTTCAATCTAGCAAAACTCCATTACATAGCAGAATTTTATTACATGCATTCAATCTTGTAT
Protein-coding sequences here:
- the AHSA1 gene encoding activator of 90 kDa heat shock protein ATPase homolog 1 → MAKWGEGDPRWIVEQRADATNVNNWHWTERDASNWSTERLKTLLLPVRVEGEEGACEVTEVSKLEGEASINNRKGKLIFFYEWAIKLAWTGTSKTGVKYKGYVEIPNLSDENDIDEVEIHVSLAKDEPDTNLKTLMKQEGAKKIRDAMKTYISTLKTEFTQGMILPTVNGEHMETTPQVAPKAEDRKMAASSGTATSQSKSIGVKIPTCKISLKDTFLTSPEELYRVFVTQEMVQAFTHAQAALEADKGGKFQLLDGSVTGEFVDLVPEKQLVMKWRFKSWPAGHFATITLNFTDKGGETEVCLEGKGIPASEEERTKQGWQRYYFEGIKQTFGYGARLF